One genomic window of Mus musculus strain C57BL/6J chromosome 4, GRCm38.p6 C57BL/6J includes the following:
- the Spen gene encoding msx2-interacting protein isoform X3 gives MVRETRHLWVGNLPENVREEKIIEHFKRYGRVESVKILPKRGSEGGVAAFVDFVDIKSAQKAHNSVNKMGDRDLRTDYNEPGTIPSAARGLDETVSIASRSREVSGFRGSAGGPAYGPPPSLHAREGRYERRLDGASDNRERAYEHSAYGHHERGTGAFDRTRHYDQDYYRDPRERTLQHGLYYTSRSRSPNRFDAHDPRYEPRAREQFTLPSVVHRDIYRDDITREVRGRRPERSYQHSRSRSPHSSQSRNQSPQRLASQASRPTRSPSGSGSRSRSSSSDSISSSSSSSSNTDSSDSSSTASDDSPARSVQSAAVPAPTSQLLSSLEKDEPRKSFGIKVQNLPVRSTDTSLKDGLFHEFKKFGKVTSVQIHGASEERYGLVFFRQQEDQEKALTASKGKLFFGMQIEVTAWVGPETESENEFRPLDERIDEFHPKATRTLFIGNLEKTTTYHDLRNIFQRFGEIVDIDIKKVNGVPQYAFLQYCDIASVCKAIKKMDGEYLGNNRLKLGFGKSMPTNCVWLDGLSSNVSDQYLTRHFCRYGPVVKVVFDRLKGMALVLYSEIEDAQAAVKETKGRKIGGNKIKVDFANRESQLAFYHCMEKSGQDMRDFYEMLTERRAGQMAQSKHEDWSADAQSPHKCREERRGSYEYSQERTYYENVRTPGTYPEDSRRDYPARGREFYSEWETYQGEYYDSRYYDEPREYREYRSDPYEQDIREYSYRQRERERERERFESDRDHERRPIERSQSPVHLRRPQSPGVSPAHSERLPSDSERRLYRRSSERSGSCSSVSPPRYDKLEKARLERYTKNEKADKERTFDPERVERERRIVRKEKGEKDKAERQKRKGKAHSPSSQPSETEQENDREQSPEKPRGSTKLSRDRADKEGPAKNRLELVPCVVLTRVKEKEGKVIEHPPPEKLKARLGRDTTKASALDQKPQAAQGEPAKSDPARGKALREKVLPSHAEVGEKEGRTKLRKHLKAEQTPELSALDLEKLEARKRRFADSGLKIEKQKPEIKKTSPETEDTRILLKKQPDTSRDGVLLREGESERKPVRKEILKRESKKTKLERLNSALSPKDCQDPAAVSAGSGSRPSSDVHAGLGELTHGSVETQETQPKKAIPSKPQPKQLQLLENQGPEKEEVRKNYCRPREEPAEHRAGQEKPHGGNAEEKLGIDIDHTQSYRKQMEQSRRKQRMEMEIAKAEKFGSPKKDVDDYERRSLVHEVGKPPQDVTDDSPPSKKRRTDHVDFDICTKRERNYRSSRQISEDSERTSCSPSVRHGSFHDDDDPRGSPRLVSVKGSPKGDEKGLPYPNAAVRDDPLKCNPYDSGKREQTADTAKIKLSVLNSEGEPSRWDPPMKQDPSRFDVSFPNSVIKRDSLRKRSVRDLEPGEVPSDSDEDAEHRSQSPRASSFYDSPRLSFLLRDRDQKLRERDERLASSLERNKFYSFALDKTITPDTKALLERAKSLSSSREENWSFLDWDSRFANFRNNKDKEKVDSAPRPIPSWYMKKKKIRTDSEGKLADKKDERREEEQERQELFASRFLHSSIFEQDSKRLQHLERKSEEPDLPPGGLYGRQASEGANSTSDSVQEPVVLFHSRFMELTRMQQKEKEKDQKPKEAEKQEEPETHPKTPEPAAETKEPEPKAPVSAGLPAVTVTVVTPEPASSAPEKAEEAAEAPSPAGEKPAEPAPVSEETKLVSEPASVPVEQPRQSDVPPGEDSRDSQDSAALAPSAPQESAATDAVPCVNAEPLTPGTTVSQVESSVDPKPSSPQPLSKLTQRSEEAEEGKVEKPDTTPSTEPDATQNAGVASEAQPPASEDVEANPPVAAKDRKTNKSKRSKTSVQAAAASVVEKPVTRKSERIDREKLKRSSSPRGEAQKLLELKMEAEKITRTASKSSGGDTEHPEPSLPLSRSRRRNVRSVYATMTDHESRSPAKEPVEQPRVTRKRLERELQEAVVPPTTPRRGRPPKTRRRAEEDGEHERKEPAETPRPAEGWRSPRSQKSAAAAGPQGKRGRNEQKVEAAAEAGAQASTREGNPKSRGEREAASEPKRDRRDPSTDKNGPDTFPVEVLERKPPEKTYKSKRGRARSTRSAMDRAAHQRSLEMAARAAGQAADKEAGPAAASPQESESPQKGSGSSPQLANNPADPDREAEEESASASTAPPEGTQLARQIELEQAVQNIAKLPEPSAAAASKGTATATAASEEPAPEHGHKPAHQASETELAAAIGSIISDASGEPENFSAPPSVPPGSQTHPREGMEPGLHEAESGILETGTATESSAPQVSALDPPEGSADTKETRGNSGDSVQEAKGSKVEVTPPRKDKGRQKTTRRRKRNANKKVVAITETRASEAEQTQSESPAAEEATAATPEAPQEEKQSEKPPSPPAECTFDPSKTPPAESLSQENSAAEKTPCKAPVLPALPPLSQPALMDDGPQARFKVHSIIESDPVTPPSDSGIPPPTIPLVTIAKLPPPVIPGGVPHQSPPPKVTEWITRQEEPRAQSTPSPALPPDTKASDMDTSSSTLRKILMDPKYVSATGVTSTSVTSAIAEPVSAPCLQEAPAPPCDPKHPPLEGVSAAAVPNADTQASEVPVAADKEKVAPVIAPKITSVISRMPVSIDLENSQKITLAKPAPQTLTGLVSALTGLVNVSLVPVNALKGPVKGSVATLKGLVSTPAGPVNLLKGPVNVLTGPVNVLTTPVSATVGTVNAAPGPVTAACGVTATTGTAAVTGAVTAPAAKGKQRASSNENSRFHPGSMSVIDDRPADTGSGAGLRVNTSEGVVLLSYSGQKTEGPQRISAKISQIPPASAMDIEFQQSVSKSQVKADSITPTQSAPKGPQTPSAFANVAAHSTLVLTAQTYNASPVISSVKTDRPSLEKPEPIHLSVSTPVTQGGTVKVLTQGINTPPVLVHNQLVLTPSIVTTNKKLADPVTLKIETKVLQPANLGPTLTPHHPPALPSKLPAEVNHVPSGPSTPADRTIAHLATPKPDTHSPRPTGPTPGLFPRPCHPSSTTSTALSTNATVMLAAGIPVPQFISSIHPEQSVIMPPHSITQTVSLGHLSQGEVRMSTPTLPSITYSIRPETLHSPRAPLQPQQIEARAPQRVGTPQPATTGVPALATQHPPEEEVHYHLPVARAAAPVQSEVLVMQSEYRLHPYTVPRDVRIMVHPHVTAVSEQPRATEGVVKVPPANKAPQQLVKEAVKTSDAKAVPAPAPVPVPVPVPTPAPPPHGEARILTVTPSSQLQGLPLTPPVVVTHGVQIVHSSGELFQEYRYGDVRTYHAPAQQLTHTQFPVASSISLASRTKTSAQVPPEGPSTPPGLALPHAEVQPAPKQESSPHGTPQRPVDMVQLLKQKYPIVWQGLLALKNDTAAVQLHFVSGNNVLAHRSLPLSEGGPPLRIAQRMRLEASQLEGVARRMTVETDYCLLLALPCGRDQEDVVSQTESLKAAFITYLQAKQAAGIINVPNPGSNQPAYVLQIFPPCEFSESHLSRLAPDLLASISNISPHLMIVIASV, from the exons TAGCGACTCCAGCAGCACGGCCAGTGACGACTCTCCGGCCCGCTCTGTTCAGTCGGCTGCAGTCCCCGCACCCACTTCCCAGTTGCTTTCGTCCCTTGAAAAAGATGAGCCCCGGAAAAGTTTTGGGATCAAAGTTCAGAATCTTCCAGTACGCTCTACAG ACACAAGCCTTAAAGACGGCCTTTTCCATGAGTTTAAGAAGTTTGGCAAGGTGACGTCAGTGCAGATCCACGGGGCCTCCGAGGAGAGATACGGCCTGGTGTTCTTCCGGCAGCAAGAGGACCAAGAAAAAGCATTGACCGCATCCAAGGGGAAGCTCTTCTTCGGCATGCAGATCGAGGTGACTGCATGGGTAGGACCAG aaacagagagtgaaaaTGAGTTTCGGCCCTTGGATGAGAGGATAGATGAATTCCATCCCAAAGCAACGAGAACTCTTTTTATTGGGAACCTTGAAAAAACGACTACTTACCACGACCTTCGAAACATCTTTCAGCGCTTTGGAGAAATTGTG GACATTGACATTAAGAAGGTGAACGGGGTGCCTCAGTACGCGTTCCTGCAGTACTGTGATATCGCTAGTGTGTGTAAGGCCATCAAGAAGATGGACGGAGAGTACCTTGGAAATAACCGCCTCAAG CTGGGTTTTGGAAAGAGCATGCCTACCAACTGTGTGTGGTTAGATGGGCTTTCTTCAAATGTGTCCGATCAGTATTTAACTCGGCATTTCTGCCGATACGGACCTGTGGTAAAG GTGGTGTTTGACCGCTTGAAAGGCATGGCTCTGGTTCTCTACAGCGAGATCGAGGATGCACAGGCGGCTGTCAAGGAGACCAAGGGCAGGAAAATTGGTGGGAATAAGATTAAG gtggacTTTGCAAATCGGGAAAGCCAACTGGCATTTTATCACTGCATGGAGAAATCTGGTCAGGATATGAGAGACTTCTATGAAATGCTAACAGAGAGAAG GGCAgggcagatggctcagtccaAGCATGAAGACTGGAGTGCAGatgcccagagcccacataaatgCCG AGAGGAACGAAGAGGGTCCTATGAGTACAGTCAAGAACGGACATACTATGAAAATGTTCGCACTCCAGGCACCTACCCTGAGGACTCCAGGAGGGACTATCCGGCTCGGGGGAGAGAGTTTTACTCGGAGTGGGAGACGTACCAAGGAGAGTATTATGACTCCCGGTACTATGATGAGCCTCGCGAATACAGAGAATATAGGAGTGATCCCTATGAGCAGGATATTCGGGAGTACAGCTATAGGCAGCGAGAACGAGAGCGAGAACGGGAGAGATTCGAATCTGACCGGGACCACGAGAGGAGACCCATAGAGCGAAGCCAGAGTCCCGTGCACTTGCGTCGTCCACAGAGCCCTGGGGTGTCTCCTGCGCATTCGGAGAGATTGCCAAGTGACTCTGAGAGGAGGCTGTACCGCCGGTCCTCGGAGCGCAGCGGCAGCTGCAGCTCAGTGTCCCCCCCACGGTACGATAAGCTGGAGAAGGCTCGGCTGGAGCGCTACACAAAAAACGAAAAGGCGGACAAAGAGCGCACTTTCGATCCCGAGCGGGTCGAGAGGGAGAGACGAATAGTTCgcaaggagaagggagaaaaggacaAAGCTGAGAGGCAGAAGCGGAAAGGAAAGGCTCACTCCCCTAGTTCTCAGCCTTCGGAAACCGAGCAGGAAAATGACCGAGAGCAGAGCCCCGAGAAACCGCGGGGCTCCACCAAACTCAGCAGAGACAGGGCCGACAAGGAAGGGCCAGCCAAGAACCGCCTGGAGCTCGTGCCTTGCGTGGTTCTGACCCGAGTAAAGGAAAAGGAGGGCAAGGTCATCGAGCACCCACCCCCAGAAAAGCTCAAAGCCAGGCTCGGCCGTGACACTACCAAGGCATCGGCCCTGGACCAGAAACCCCAGGCCGCTCAGGGGGAGCCTGCCAAGTCGGACCCGGCCCGAGGGAAAGCGCTGAGGGAGAAGGTCCTCCCGAGCCACGCGGaggtgggggagaaggagggcaGGACTAAGCTCCGGAAACACCTCAAGGCCGAGCAGACGCCCGAGCTCAGCGCTCTGGACCTGGAGAAGCTGGAAGCCAGGAAAAGGCGCTTTGCAGATTCTGGCTtgaaaatagaaaagcaaaaaccagaaatcaagaaaaccagCCCCGAGACAGAGGATACTCGAATACTTTTAAAGAAGCAGCCTGACACATCAagagatggtgttttgctgagggaAGGAGAGTCTGAAAGAAAGCCTGTGAGAAAAGAAATCCTTAAAAGGGAATCAAAAAAAACTAAGCTGGAAAGACTTAATTCAGCTCTCAGCCCCAAAGACTGCCAGGATCCTGCTGCTGTCTCTGCAGGGTCTGGCTCTCGGCCCAGCTCAGACGTACACGCAGGACTGGGAGAACTAACACACGGATCTGTGGAGACTCAAGAAACCCAGCCCAAAAAAGCCATCCCCTCAAAACCTCAGCCCAAACAGCTGCAGCTCCTAGAGAATCAAGGGCCTGAGAAAGAGGAAGTGAGGAAAAACTATTGCCGGCCTCGTGAGGAACCAGCGGAACACAGAGCAGGCCAGGAGAAGCCCCACGGAGGGAATGCGGAAGAGAAACTTGGCATTGACATTGATCACACGCAGAGCTACCGGAAACAGATGGAGCAGAGCCGCCGGAAGCAGCGGATGGAGATGGAGATCGCCAAGGCTGAGAAGTTTGGCAGTCCGAAGAAAGATGTAGATGACTACGAAAGGCGCAGCCTTGTCCACGAGGTGGGCAAGCCCCCTCAGGATGTCACTGATGACTCCCCGCCCAGCAAGAAGCGAAGGACGGATCACGTGGATTTCGATATCTGtaccaaaagagagagaaactaccGAAGTTCACGCCAGATCAGCGAGGACTCAGAAAGAACCAGCTGCTCTCCGAGTGTCCGCCACGGCTCCTTCCATGACGATGATGACCCCAGGGGCTCCCCTAGGCTAGTGTCAGTAAAAGGGTCCCCTAAAGGGGATGAGAAAGGCCTCCCCTATCCTAACGCAGCAGTGAGAGACGATCCATTAAAATGCAATCCTTACGATTCTGGCAAGAGAGAACAGACAGCAGACACGGCCAAAATCAAACTGTCTGTCTTGAATTCTGAAGGGGAACCAAGCCGGTGGGACCCTCCGATGAAACAGGACCCCAGCCGGTTTGATGTCAGTTTCCCAAACAGTGTAATTAAGAGAGACAGTCTACGAAAGAGGTCTGTGCGCGATCTGGAACCTGGTGAGGTGCCCTCTGATTCTGATGAGGACGCCGAGCACAGGTCCCagtcccccagagcttccagctTCTATGACAGCCCTCGGCTGTCTTTTTTATTGAGGGACAGAGACCAAAAACTACGTGAGCGAGATGAAAGACTCGCTAGCTCTTTAGAAAGGAATAAATTTTACTCTTTTGCACTGGATAAGACAATCACACCAGACACTAAAGCTTTGCTTGAAAGAGCCAAATCCCTCTCATCATCCCGTGAAGAAAATTGGTCTTTCCTTGACTGGGACTCGCGGTTTGCTAATTTTCGaaacaacaaagataaagaaaaggtTGACTCGGCCCCCAGGCCTATTCCGTCCTGgtacatgaagaagaagaaaatcaggaCGGACTCGGAGGGGAAACTGGCTGATAAAAAGGACGAGCgcagggaggaggagcaggagaggcaggagttgTTCGCCTCTCGGTTCTTACACAGCTCCATCTTTGAGCAAGACTCCAAGAGGCTGCAGCACCTTGAGAGGAAGAGCGAGGAGCCCGACCTCCCCCCCGGGGGGCTGTACGGCAGGCAGGCGTCTGAGGGTGCAAACAGCACGAGTGATTCGGTGCAGGAGCCAGTGGTCCTGTTCCACAGCAGATTCATGGAGCTGACGCGGATgcagcagaaggagaaggagaaggaccaGAAGCCCAAAGAGGCTGAGAAGCAGGAAGAGCCGGAGACTCATCCCAAGACTCCAGAGCCTGCTGCAGAGACTAAAGAGCCGGAGCCGAAAGCCCCTGTTTCAGCTGGGCTTCCTGCCGTCACCGTCACCGTCGTGACACCAGAGCCAGCATCCTCCGCCCCTGAGAAGGCTGAGGAGGCAGCGGAGGCTCCTTCACCAGCAGGAGAGAAGCCTGCAGAGCCCGCTCCTGTCTCGGAAGAAACAAAGCTTGTGTCTGAGCCTGCGTCTGTACCCGTGGAGCAGCCCAGGCAGTCAGATGTACCCCCCGGAGAGGACAGCCGGGATAGCCAGGACAGCGCTGCCTTGGCACCTTCAGCTCCTCAAGAAAGCGCAGCTACTGACGCCGTCCCTTGTGTGAATGCTGAACCTCTGACTCCCGGAACCACAGTTTCCCAGGTAGAAAGCAGTGTAGACCCCAAACCTAGCAGTCCCCAGCCCCTTTCAAAACTGACTCAGAGGTCCGAGGAAGCCGAAGAGGGGAAAGTGGAGAAGCCAGACACAACTCCAAGCACTGAGCCTGACGCCACTCAGAACGCTGGGGTTGCATCAGAAGCTCAGCCCCCCGCTTCTGAAGATGTAGAAGCCAATCCTCCAGTCGCTGCAAAAGACAGGAAGACTAACAAGAGCAAGCGTTCCAAGACGTCCGTCCAGGCGGCTGCCGCCAGCGTCGTGGAGAAGCCTGTCACCAGGAAGAGCGAGAGGATAGACCGGGAAAAGCTGAAGAGGTCCAGCTCTCCTCGTGGAGAAGCACAGAAGCTGCTGGAACTaaagatggaggcagagaagATTACAAGGACTGCGTCGAAAAGCTCTGGGGGAGACACGGAGCACCCTGAGCCTAGCTTGCCTCTCAGCAGGAGCAGGCGCCGGAACGTGAGGAGTGTTTATGCCACCATGACCGACCACGAGAGCCGGTCCCCGGCCAAGGAGCCTGTGGAGCAGCCCAGAGTGACCAGGAAGAGACTGGAGCGGGAGCTGCAGGAGGCGGTGGTACCTCCCACCACCCCTCGGAGGGGAAGGCCCCCCAAGACCCGCCGGCGTGCCGAGGAAGACGGTGAGCATGAGAGGAAAGAGCCTGCAGAGACACCCAGGCCCGCTGAGGGCTGGCGGTCACCGAGGTCTCAGAAGTCGGCAGCTGCTGCTGGACCCcaagggaaaagggggaggaatGAGCAGAAGGTTGAGGCTGCCGCTGAGGCCGGTGCCCAGGCGAGCACGAGGGAAGGTAACCCTAAGTCCAGAGGCGAGAGAGAGGCAGCAAGTGAGCCCAAACGGGACAGGAGAGACCCCAGCACAGACAAGAACGGACCCGACACCTTCCCAGTTGAGGTCCTGGAGAGAAAACCTCCTGAGAAAACCTACAAATCAAAGAGGGGCCGTGCTCGGAGCACGAGGTCAGCGATGGACAGGGCCGCGCATCAGAGAAGCCTGGAAATGGCCGCCCGGGCAGCAGGGCAGGCAGCAGACAAGGAAGCTGGGCCTGCGGCGGCCTCTCCTCAGGAGAGTGAGAGCCCCCAGAAGGGAAGTGGCTCCTCACCTCAGCTGGCAAACAACCCAGCCGATCCCgacagggaggcagaggaggaaagtGCGTCTGCCTCCACGGCGCCCCCAGAAGGCACGCAGCTAGCCAGGCAGATAGAGCTGGAGCAGGCCGTGCAGAACATCGCAAAGCTCCCCGAGCCCTCTGCTGCTGCCGCTAGCAAGGGCACGGCCACGGCCACGGCAGCATCTGAAGAGCCTGCCCCAGAGCATGGCCACAAGCCAGCACACCAGGCCAGCGAAACTGAACTGGCTGCGGCCATTGGCTCCATCATCAGTGACGCCTCTGGAGAGCCAGAGAACTTCTCCGCTCCTCCCTCCGTTCCCCCAGGATCTCAGACACATCCACGGGAAGGAATGGAGCCAGGGCTCCATGAGGCCGAGTCGGGAATCTTGGAGACAGGGACAGCAACAGAGTCTTCTGCCCCACAAGTCAGTGCCTTGGATCCACCGGAAGGTTCTGcagacaccaaggaaaccagAGGAAACAGTGGTGACTCTGTACAGGAAGCCAAGGGGTCTAAAGTGGAAGTCACTCCTCCCCGGAAAGACAAAGGGCGCCAAAAGACAACACGACGCCGGAAAAGGAATGCCAACAAGAAAGTGGTCGCCATCACAGAGACTCGTGCCTCTGAGGCTGAGCAGACTCAGAGTGAGAGCCCCGCTGCAGAGGAGGCGACAGCAGCAACCCCGGAAGCTCCCCAGGAAGAGAAACAGAGTGagaagcctccctcccctcctgcgGAGTGCACCTTCGACCCAAGCAAGACCCCGCCTGCTGAGAGTCTGTCCCAGGAAAACAGTGCTGCAGAAAAGACACCGTGCAAAGCCCCTgtgctccctgccctgcccccccTTTCCCAGCCAGCACTGATGGATGATGGGCCCCAAGCCAGGTTCAAGGTGCACTCGATCATCGAGAGTGACCCTGTGACCCCACCCAGCGACTCAGGCATACCTCCTCCCACAATCCCCTTAGTGACCATAGCAAAGCTCCCACCTCCAGTCATTCCTGGGGGAGTCCCACATCAGAGTCCCCCCCCTAAGGTGACAGAGTGGATCACAAGACAGGAAGAGCCTCGGGCTCAGTCCACCCCATCTCCAGCCCTTCCCCCAGACACAAAGGCCTCTGATATGGACACCAGCTCCAGTACACTGAGGAAGATCCTCATGGACCCCAAATATGTGTCTGCCACAGGAGTTACGTCCACAAGTGTCACTTCAGCCATTGCAGAGCCCGTGAGTGCGCCTTGTCTGCAGGAGGCGCCGGCCCCTCCCTGTGACCCTAAGCATCCTCCCTTAGAAGGCGTGTCAGCAGCCGCAGTACCAAATGCTGACACACAAGCCTCAGAGGTTCCGGTGGCTGCCGACAAAGAGAAGGTGGCTCCGGTCATTGCCCCTAAAATCACGTCGGTTATTAGCCGGATGCCCGTTAGCATTGACCTGGAGAACTCGCAGAAGATCACGTTGGCAAAGCCAGCTCCTCAGACCCTGACTGGCCTGGTGAGTGCCCTGACTGGTCTGGTGAATGTCTCTCTGGTCCCGGTGAATGCCTTAAAGGGCCCTGTGAAGGGCTCAGTAGCCACCCTGAAAGGTTTGGTGAGCACCCCTGCTGGGCCCGTGAATCTCCTAAAGGGGCCCGTGAATGTCCTCACGGGGCCTGTCAATGTCCTGACTACTCCTGTGAGTGCCACAGTGGGCACGGTGAACGCTGCCCCCGGCCCCGTGACTGCTGCCTGTGGCGTGACGGCCACAACAGGCACAGCAGCCGTGACGGGTGCAGTGACTGCCCCAGCAGCCAAGGGCAAGCAGCGGGCCAGTAGCAATGAGAACAGCCGCTTCCACCCTGGGTCCATGTCAGTGATTGATGACCGACCAGCAGACACGGGCTCTGGCGCGGGGCTGCGGGTGAATACATCAGAAGGGGTCGTGCTGCTGAGCTACTCGGGACAGAAGACGGAAGGCCCCCAGCGGATCAGTGCTAAGATCAGCCAGATCCCTCCAGCCAGCGCAATGGACATCGAGTTTCAGCAGTCAGTATCCAAGTCCCAAGTGAAAGCAGACTCCATCACCCCGACCCAGTCTGCACCCAAAGGCCCTCAGACCCCTTCAGCCTTTGCCAACGTGGCCGCCCATTCTACCCTGGTACTGACTGCCCAGACATACAATGCCTCTCCCGTGATCTCCTCCGTGAAGACGGACCGGCCATCCTTGGAGAAGCCCGAGCCCATTCACCTCTCGGTGTCCACCCCTGTGACCCAGGGTGGCACAGTGAAGGTTCTCACCCAGGGCATCAACACCCCCCCAGTGCTCGTCCACAACCAACTTGTCCTCACCCCGAGCATCGTCACCACCAACAAGAAGCTTGCTGACCCTGTCACTCTGAAAATCGAGACCAAGGTCCTTCAGCCAGCTAACCTGGGgcccaccctcactccccaccacccccctgccctgcccagcaAACTGCCTGCAGAGGTGAACCATGTTCCTTCTGGACCCAGTACCCCAGCAGATCGGACCATCGCCCACTTGGCAACCCCCAAACCAGATACTCATTCACCTCGCCCTACTGGGCCTACACCAGGCCTGTTCCCTAGGCCATGCCACCCCAGCAGCACGACCTCCACAGCGCTGTCCACCAACGCCACCGTCATGCTGGCTGCCGGCATCCCGGTGCCGCAGTTCATCTCCAGCATACACCCAGAGCAGTCTGTCATCATGCCCCCCCACAGCATCACTCAGACAGTGTCTCTAGGTCACCTGTCCCAGGGGGAGGTGAGAATGAgcacccccaccctgcccagcATCACCTACAGCATCCGGCCAGAGACGCTGCACTCTCCTCGAGCCCCTCTGCAGCCCCAGCAGATAGAGGCGAGGGCCCCACAGCGTGTGGGCACGCCTCAGCCAGCCACGACTGGTGTGCCTGCTCTGGCCACACAGCACCCTCCTGAGGAAGAGGTTCATTATCACCTCCCTGTGGCTCGAGCTGCAGCCCCGGTGCAGTCAGAAGTGCTGGTCATGCAGTCCGAGTACCGGTTGCACCCGTACACGGTTCCCCGGGACGTGCGGATCATGGTGCATCCACATGTGACTGCTGTCAGTGAACAGCCCAGGGCCACAGAGGGGGTGGTAAAGGTGCCACCAGCCAACAAGGCCCCCCAGCAACTGGTGAAGGAAGCGGTTAAGACTTCAGATGCCAAAGCAGTCCCGGCCCCAGCCCCTGTCCccgtccctgtccctgtccctacccctgccccgccccctcaTGGTGAAGCCCGCATTCTCACGGTCACCCCCAGCAGCCAGCTTCAGGGGCTGCCTCTGACCCCACCTGTGGTCGTAACCCACGGGGTGCAGATTGTGCACTCCAGTGGTGAGCTGTTCCAAGAATACAGGTACGGTGACGTCCGCACCTACCACGCCCCCGCTCAGCAGCTCACACACACTCAGTTTCCTGTCGCCTCCTCCATCAGCCTAGCCTCCAGGACCAAGACTTCTGCCCAG GTGCCCCCTGAAG GCCCAAGCACCCCACCTGGACTGGCTCTGCCTCACGCTGAAGTCCAGCCAGCTCCCAAACAAGAGTCTTCTCCACACGGGACACCACAACGGCCTGTGGATATGGTCCAGCTGCTGAAG CAGAAGTACCCCATCGTGTGGCAGGGCCTGCTGGCCCTCAAGAACGACACGGCTGCTGTGCAGCTCCACTTCGTCTCTGGCAACAATGTCCTGGCTCATCGgtccctgcctctctctgaaGGTGGTCCCCCACTGCGGATCGCCCAGAGGATGCGACTAGAGGCCTCACAGCTGGAAGGGGTCGCCAGGAGAATGACA GTGGAAACCGACTACTGCCTGCTGCTGGCTCTGCCCTGTGGCCGTGACCAGGAGGATGTGGTGAGCCAGACCGAGTCCCTCAAGGCTGCCTTCATCACTTACCTGCAGGCCAAGCAAGCAGCAGGGATTATCAATGTCCCCAACCCTGGCTCCAATCAG cctgcCTACGTGCTTCAGATCTTCCCACCCTGTGAGTTCTCCGAGAGTCACCTCTCCCGGCTGGCCCCTGAcctccttgccagcatctccAACATCTCTCCTCACCTCATGATTGTCATTGCCTCGGTGTGA